The Mesorhizobium loti DNA segment GGCGTTGCGCCCGGTTCCGCGCATCTCGATCCAGGCATTCTGCGAGACCGAGGGCGTTGCCAATCCAGTCGAGCGCGCCGGCGAGGACCGCCGCATGACCAAGGCGCATCTCAAGGTTCATATGGGCGGCGTTCCCACCGCAATCGAGTTCTATCAGTCGGCGCCGACGCCGAACCTGATCCTGCTGGAGTCGCGCAGCGAACCCAAGCAATTGCTGGAGCAGCTCGCCCAACTCTCGGAATACTGCGACCCATCCTCGAAAGTGGTGGTGATCGGCCACTACAATGACGTCGGTCTCTATCGCGAGCTCATCCGCTCCGGCATCTCGGAATATGTCATCGCGCCGGTGTCGATGGCCGACATCGTCAGTGTCGTGTCGTCGATTTTTGTCGATCCGGAGGCAGAACCGCTCGGCCGTTCGGTCGCCTTTATCGGCGCCAAGGGTGGCGTCGGCTCTTCCACCATCGCCCACAATGTCGCCTGGGCAATGTCCTCCCTGTTCAAGTCCGAGGTCGTTGTTGCCGACCTCGACCTCGCCTTCGGCACGGCCAACATCAATTTCGACCAGGACCCGGCACAGGGCATCGCTGAAGCGGTGTTTTCGCCTGAACGCGTCGACGAGGTCTATCTCGACCGGCTGCTGACCCAGTGCGCCGAGCACCTGTCGTTGCTCGCGGCGCCCTCGACGCTGGAGCGGGTCTACGACTTCGATCCCGAAGCCTTCGCGCAACTTGTCGATACCGCGCAGCGCAGCGTGCCGCTTCTGGTGCTGGACGTTCCCCATGTCTGGACGGGCTGGGCCAAGAACACGCTGGTCAAGGCCGACGAGATCGTCATCACGGCGACGCCGGAATTGGCCAATCTGCGCAATACCAAGAACCTGGTCGACATGTTCAAGCGGCTTCGCCCCAACGACCCGCCGCCGAAGCTGATCATCAACCAGGCCGGCGTCCCCAAGCGGCCGGAAATTTCGCCGTCCGATTTCGCCGAGCCGCTCGGCCTGACGCCGATGTCGGTCATTGGCTTTGATCCGTTGCTGTTCGGCAATGCCGCCAACAACGGGCGTATGCTCGGCGAGATGGATGCCAAGAACCCGGTTGTGGCCATGATCAATGAGATTGCTCATGTGCTGACCGGGCGAAGCGAAATCCGGACGAAAAAGAAGGCTGGCCTGGGCAGCCTGCTCGGCAAGCTCTCGCGCAACAAGAAGTGACGTTTTGGAACCGGTAGTCGATCATGTTCGGTAAAAGAGGCAACGACGACGGCAACCGGTTCACGCCGGAATTCCGCCAGCCAGCACCGGCGCCGGCCGCCCCGCCGCCTGCGGGTTCGGCGGATACGGCGGTTCTTGCCCGGCCCACGGCACCGCCGCCGCCAAGCGCACCTGTCGCGCCGCCGGCCCGCCGCGCGGTCGAGGCGCCGCCCATTGCGCCGGAGGCGAGGCGGGGCCGCGAAAAGAGCGAGACCTACTATGACACCAAGAGCCAGGTTTTCTCGGCGCTCATCGACACGATAGACCTGTCGCAGCTCGCCAAGCTCGACCCCGAAACCGCGCGCGAGGAAATCCGCGACATCGTCAACGACATCATCGCGATCAAGAATTTCGCGATGTCCATCGCCGAGCAGGAGGAACTGCTCGAGGATATCTGCAACGACGTGCTTGGCTACGGACCGCTCGAGCCATTGCTCGCCCGCGACGACATCGCCGACATCATGGTCAATGGCTCCAAGAA contains these protein-coding regions:
- a CDS encoding response regulator receiver protein, which gives rise to MSNLAYDATVDGGDTSPQDIAAMQALRPVPRISIQAFCETEGVANPVERAGEDRRMTKAHLKVHMGGVPTAIEFYQSAPTPNLILLESRSEPKQLLEQLAQLSEYCDPSSKVVVIGHYNDVGLYRELIRSGISEYVIAPVSMADIVSVVSSIFVDPEAEPLGRSVAFIGAKGGVGSSTIAHNVAWAMSSLFKSEVVVADLDLAFGTANINFDQDPAQGIAEAVFSPERVDEVYLDRLLTQCAEHLSLLAAPSTLERVYDFDPEAFAQLVDTAQRSVPLLVLDVPHVWTGWAKNTLVKADEIVITATPELANLRNTKNLVDMFKRLRPNDPPPKLIINQAGVPKRPEISPSDFAEPLGLTPMSVIGFDPLLFGNAANNGRMLGEMDAKNPVVAMINEIAHVLTGRSEIRTKKKAGLGSLLGKLSRNKK